From one [Ruminococcus] lactaris ATCC 29176 genomic stretch:
- the gdhA gene encoding NADP-specific glutamate dehydrogenase: MSYVDEVIELVVKKNPAEPEFHQAVKEVLESLRVVIEANEEKFRKEALLERLVEPERQIKFRVPWVDDNGQVQVNTGYRVQFNSAIGPYKGGLRLHPSVNLGIIKFLGFEQIFKNSLTGLPIGGGKGGSDFDPKGKSDREVMAFCQSFMTELCKYIGADTDVPAGDIGTGAREIGYMFGQYKRIRGLYEGVLTGKGLTYGGSLARTEATGYGLLYLTEELLKLNGIELVGKTVAVSGSGNVAIYATEKAQQLGAKVVTVSDSTGWVYDPEGIDVAALKEIKEVNRARLTEYKKYRPNSEYHEGRGVWNVKVDIALPCATQNELHLEDAQALVANGCIAVCEGANMPTTLEATEYLQKNGVIFAPGKAANAGGVATSALEMSQNSERLSWTFEEVDSKLKNIMVNICHNMSDAAEKYGFKGNYVVGANIAGFEKVVDAMTAQGIV, translated from the coding sequence ATGTCATACGTTGATGAAGTGATTGAATTAGTCGTAAAGAAAAACCCGGCTGAGCCGGAATTCCATCAGGCAGTAAAAGAGGTACTGGAATCTCTTCGTGTTGTGATCGAGGCAAATGAAGAAAAATTCCGCAAAGAAGCTCTTCTTGAGAGACTTGTAGAGCCTGAAAGACAGATCAAATTCCGTGTTCCGTGGGTAGATGATAACGGACAGGTACAGGTTAATACAGGATACCGTGTACAGTTCAACAGTGCGATCGGACCATACAAAGGAGGTCTTCGTCTTCATCCATCCGTAAACCTTGGTATTATCAAATTCCTTGGTTTTGAGCAGATTTTCAAGAACTCTCTTACAGGACTTCCGATCGGCGGAGGTAAAGGTGGATCTGATTTCGATCCTAAGGGAAAATCTGACAGAGAAGTAATGGCATTCTGCCAGAGCTTTATGACAGAGCTCTGTAAATATATTGGTGCTGATACTGATGTTCCTGCAGGAGATATCGGTACAGGTGCAAGAGAGATCGGATATATGTTCGGTCAGTACAAGAGAATCCGTGGACTGTATGAAGGTGTTCTTACAGGAAAAGGTCTTACATACGGTGGATCTCTTGCACGTACAGAAGCAACAGGATATGGTCTTCTGTATCTGACAGAGGAACTTCTGAAACTTAATGGAATCGAGCTTGTAGGTAAGACGGTAGCAGTTTCAGGATCAGGAAATGTTGCAATTTACGCTACAGAAAAAGCACAGCAGCTTGGTGCAAAAGTTGTTACTGTAAGTGATTCTACAGGATGGGTATATGATCCAGAAGGAATCGACGTTGCAGCCCTCAAAGAGATCAAGGAAGTAAACCGTGCAAGACTGACAGAGTACAAGAAGTATCGTCCGAACTCAGAGTATCATGAGGGAAGAGGCGTATGGAATGTGAAGGTTGATATCGCTCTTCCATGTGCTACACAGAACGAGCTGCACCTTGAGGATGCACAGGCACTTGTTGCGAACGGATGCATCGCAGTTTGCGAGGGTGCTAACATGCCTACGACTCTGGAAGCTACAGAGTACCTGCAGAAAAATGGTGTGATTTTTGCACCTGGTAAAGCAGCTAACGCTGGTGGAGTTGCTACATCCGCACTTGAGATGTCACAGAACAGTGAGCGTCTGAGCTGGACATTTGAAGAAGTTGACAGCAAGCTGAAAAATATCATGGTTAATATTTGCCATAATATGTCTGATGCAGCTGAGAAATACGGCTTCAAGGGCAACTACGTTGTAGGTGCTAACATTGCCGGATTTGAAAAGGTTGTAGATGCAATGACAGCTCAGGGAATCGTTTAA
- a CDS encoding cation-translocating P-type ATPase: protein MRSYYQMSGEEVLQEVNGSLEPLTNEQVREHQEQYGPNELVEGKKKTILQIFLEQYKDFLVIILIIAAVASGFMGDVESAAVILIVITMNAILGTVQTIKAEQSLASLKKLSGPEAKVLRDGAVVQIPSAEVTVGDIVMLEAGDYIPADGRLLECASMKVDESALTGESLGVEKTTTIIKEENVPLGDRVNMVYSGSFVTYGRGSFLVTEIGMETEVGKIAGLLKNTSEKRTPLQVNLDQFGQKLSILILVFCGILFGISILRGDNIGDAFLFAVALAVAAIPEALSSIVTIVLSFGTQKMAKEHAIIRKLQAVEGLGSVSVICSDKTGTLTQNKMTVEDYYVDEKSIPAGAVDLTDSSQSRLMISSILCNDATNADGIEIGDPTETALLNLASGLGMDPEEVRKKYPRESENPFDSDRKLMATKHMLNGIPTMIVKGAVDVLLDRTDLIQLGDEVYEITREDRARIEAQNRKYSEEGLRVLAFAYKVVSDEMELTLQDEDHLIFLGLVAMMDPPREESAAAVAECKRAGIRPIMITGDHKVTAAAIAKRIGILKEESEACEGSQIDRMSDEELKDFVEGISVYARVSPEHKIRIVRAWQEKGNIVSMTGDGVNDAPALKQADVGVAMGITGSEVSKDAAAMILTDDNFATIVKAVENGRNLYRNIKFAIQFLLSGNFGAILAVLVASIFALPVPFAPVHLLFINLLTDSLPAIALGLEPHSKAVMEEKPRPLNESILTKDFLLRIAVEGVSVCATTMTAFLIGYRDGNALLASTMAFATLCSARLFHGFNCKSNKPVVFTKKVADNKYLIGAFALGILLVTAVVMIPGLHTIFKVQTLSFTQLFTVYGLAALNIPVIQLLKAIWVKAGK, encoded by the coding sequence ATGAGATCATATTATCAAATGTCAGGTGAAGAAGTGCTGCAGGAAGTAAATGGCTCTTTAGAACCGCTTACGAATGAACAGGTGAGAGAACATCAGGAACAGTATGGACCGAATGAATTGGTCGAGGGAAAGAAAAAGACGATCTTACAGATCTTTTTGGAACAATATAAGGACTTTCTGGTCATTATTCTGATCATTGCTGCGGTGGCATCAGGATTTATGGGAGATGTGGAGAGTGCCGCAGTTATCCTGATCGTGATTACGATGAATGCAATACTGGGGACAGTGCAGACGATCAAGGCAGAACAGTCACTGGCAAGTCTGAAGAAGCTTTCCGGGCCGGAGGCGAAGGTGCTAAGAGACGGGGCAGTTGTGCAGATCCCTTCCGCAGAAGTGACAGTAGGAGATATTGTGATGCTGGAAGCAGGAGATTATATTCCGGCAGACGGAAGGCTTTTAGAGTGTGCCAGCATGAAAGTGGATGAAAGTGCATTGACAGGAGAAAGCCTGGGAGTAGAAAAGACAACGACGATTATAAAAGAAGAAAATGTACCACTTGGAGACCGGGTGAATATGGTTTATTCGGGCAGTTTTGTCACTTATGGAAGAGGTTCATTTCTTGTAACTGAGATCGGAATGGAGACAGAGGTTGGAAAGATCGCAGGACTTCTGAAGAATACTTCAGAAAAGCGGACTCCATTGCAGGTGAACCTGGATCAGTTCGGACAAAAGCTTTCCATCCTGATTCTTGTATTCTGTGGTATTTTGTTCGGAATCAGTATCCTGCGGGGAGATAATATCGGAGATGCATTTTTATTTGCAGTAGCTCTTGCAGTTGCAGCAATTCCGGAGGCTCTGAGTTCGATTGTGACCATTGTGCTTTCCTTCGGTACGCAGAAGATGGCAAAGGAACATGCAATCATCAGAAAATTGCAGGCAGTGGAAGGCCTTGGAAGTGTATCGGTTATCTGTTCAGATAAGACGGGAACACTGACGCAGAATAAAATGACCGTGGAAGATTACTACGTGGATGAAAAGAGTATTCCTGCCGGTGCAGTAGATCTGACAGACAGTTCACAAAGCCGTCTGATGATCAGCAGTATTCTCTGCAACGATGCAACCAATGCGGATGGTATTGAGATTGGAGATCCGACTGAGACAGCACTTTTAAATCTTGCAAGTGGGCTGGGGATGGATCCGGAGGAGGTTCGGAAAAAGTATCCAAGAGAAAGTGAAAACCCGTTTGACAGCGACCGAAAACTGATGGCGACCAAGCATATGTTGAACGGAATCCCGACGATGATCGTAAAAGGAGCTGTGGATGTGCTGCTGGACAGGACAGATCTGATCCAGTTGGGAGATGAAGTGTATGAGATCACGAGGGAGGACCGTGCAAGGATTGAGGCACAAAACCGGAAGTATTCAGAAGAGGGACTTCGTGTACTTGCTTTTGCATATAAAGTTGTGTCAGATGAGATGGAACTGACGCTTCAGGACGAGGATCACCTGATATTCCTGGGACTGGTTGCCATGATGGATCCACCGAGGGAAGAGTCCGCTGCTGCGGTTGCCGAGTGCAAGAGGGCAGGAATCCGTCCAATCATGATCACGGGAGATCATAAAGTAACAGCAGCGGCGATTGCAAAAAGGATTGGGATTTTGAAAGAAGAATCTGAAGCATGTGAGGGATCTCAGATCGACCGGATGTCGGATGAGGAGCTGAAGGATTTTGTAGAAGGAATTTCTGTATATGCAAGAGTGTCACCGGAACATAAGATCCGGATTGTGCGGGCATGGCAGGAAAAAGGAAATATCGTTTCCATGACGGGGGATGGTGTGAATGATGCACCGGCATTGAAGCAGGCAGATGTAGGTGTTGCAATGGGAATTACCGGAAGTGAAGTGTCCAAGGACGCTGCAGCGATGATCCTGACAGATGATAATTTTGCTACGATTGTGAAGGCGGTTGAGAATGGAAGAAATCTTTACAGGAATATCAAATTTGCCATTCAGTTTTTATTATCAGGAAATTTCGGGGCGATCCTGGCAGTACTGGTTGCGTCAATTTTTGCACTTCCTGTTCCGTTTGCACCGGTGCATTTACTTTTTATCAATCTGCTGACGGACAGTCTTCCGGCGATCGCACTGGGACTTGAGCCACATTCCAAAGCTGTGATGGAAGAGAAACCAAGACCGTTGAATGAGTCAATCCTTACGAAAGACTTTTTGCTGAGGATCGCAGTGGAGGGAGTATCTGTCTGTGCAACAACCATGACGGCATTTCTGATCGGGTACAGGGATGGAAATGCACTGCTGGCGAGTACGATGGCATTTGCAACACTCTGTTCGGCAAGACTGTTCCATGGATTCAACTGTAAATCGAACAAACCGGTTGTATTTACAAAGAAAGTGGCAGATAATAAGTATCTGATCGGTGCATTTGCACTGGGAATTCTGCTGGTGACGGCAGTCGTTATGATCCCTGGACTGCATACGATTTTTAAAGTACAGACACTGAGCTTCACACAGCTCTTTACTGTGTATGGGCTTGCGGCATTGAATATACCAGTGATTCAGTTATTGAAAGCAATCTGGGTAAAAGCAGGGAAATAG
- the ftsH gene encoding ATP-dependent zinc metalloprotease FtsH has product MKKVEKPKKPLIFYYLIALVILILLNTFLFPNLMNHHKVKDVDYGTFLTMVDKKEVSKVELNGDTIYFTDKSAEPNYYETTTFEDPDLVNRLEEAGCEFGRIAQEEMNPLVSFLLVWVLPIVIFWVLGQFLAKRLMKKMGGGTAGNPFMQFGKSNAKVYVESTTGITFNDVAGEDEAKELLTEIVDFLHNPKKYQEIGAVCPKGALLVGPPGTGKTLLAKAVAGEANVPFFSMSGSEFVEMFVGMGASKVRDLFKQANEKAPCIVFIDEIDTIGKKRDNAGYGGNDEREQTLNQLLTEMDGFDASKGVVILAATNRPDSLDPALLRPGRFDRRIPVELPDLKGREEILKVHAKKVRLGDDIDFNAIARAASGASGAELANMVNEAALRAVRENRKFVTQADLEESIETVIAGYQKKNQVLSAKEKLIVSYHEIGHALVAALQTHSAPVTKITIIPRTSGALGYTMQVEAEERNLMSKEELVNKIATLTGGRCAEKLIFDSITTGASNDIEQATKLARAMITRYGMSDRFGMVALETQNNPYLGGDSTLSCSPQTAATIDDMVVETVREGYDTAMDLLEKNKMKLHELAKYLYEKETITGEEFMQILNRKEISGEQIRTESED; this is encoded by the coding sequence TTGAAAAAAGTAGAGAAACCCAAAAAACCCCTGATATTTTATTACCTGATTGCTCTGGTGATACTGATACTGCTTAATACATTTCTTTTTCCCAATCTGATGAATCATCATAAAGTAAAAGATGTAGATTACGGTACATTTCTTACGATGGTTGATAAAAAAGAAGTGTCCAAAGTAGAGTTAAATGGCGATACGATTTATTTTACGGATAAATCGGCTGAGCCAAATTACTATGAGACAACGACGTTTGAAGACCCGGATCTTGTAAACCGGCTGGAAGAAGCTGGATGTGAATTTGGAAGAATTGCACAGGAAGAGATGAATCCGCTTGTCAGTTTCCTGCTTGTATGGGTTCTGCCAATCGTGATTTTCTGGGTATTGGGACAGTTCCTTGCAAAGCGTCTGATGAAAAAGATGGGGGGAGGTACTGCCGGAAATCCATTTATGCAGTTCGGAAAAAGCAATGCCAAAGTATATGTTGAGTCTACGACAGGAATTACATTTAACGATGTTGCAGGGGAAGATGAGGCAAAAGAACTGCTGACAGAAATCGTGGATTTTCTTCATAATCCAAAGAAATATCAGGAAATTGGAGCCGTCTGCCCGAAAGGTGCACTTCTTGTCGGACCTCCCGGTACAGGTAAGACGCTGCTTGCAAAGGCGGTGGCAGGAGAAGCAAATGTTCCATTTTTCTCAATGTCAGGTTCTGAATTTGTTGAAATGTTCGTCGGTATGGGTGCTTCTAAGGTAAGAGATCTTTTCAAGCAGGCAAATGAAAAAGCTCCTTGTATCGTGTTCATTGATGAGATTGATACGATTGGTAAGAAAAGAGATAATGCCGGATATGGAGGAAATGATGAGCGTGAGCAGACGCTGAACCAGCTTTTGACGGAGATGGATGGATTTGATGCATCCAAGGGTGTTGTGATTCTTGCGGCAACGAACCGTCCCGACAGTCTTGATCCGGCACTTTTAAGACCGGGAAGATTTGACCGGCGGATTCCGGTGGAACTTCCTGACCTGAAAGGAAGAGAAGAAATCCTGAAAGTTCATGCGAAAAAGGTCAGACTGGGAGATGACATTGACTTTAACGCGATCGCAAGAGCAGCATCCGGGGCATCCGGAGCGGAGCTGGCGAATATGGTGAATGAAGCGGCATTGCGGGCGGTTCGTGAGAACCGGAAGTTTGTAACACAGGCGGATCTTGAAGAGAGTATTGAGACGGTTATTGCCGGATATCAGAAGAAGAATCAGGTACTTTCCGCAAAAGAAAAACTGATTGTATCTTATCATGAAATCGGACATGCACTGGTTGCCGCATTGCAGACCCATTCTGCACCGGTGACAAAGATTACGATCATTCCGAGAACTTCAGGAGCATTGGGATATACCATGCAGGTAGAAGCGGAAGAGCGGAATCTTATGAGCAAGGAAGAGCTGGTGAATAAGATTGCAACACTGACAGGTGGAAGATGTGCCGAGAAACTGATCTTTGATTCGATCACGACAGGTGCATCCAACGATATTGAACAGGCGACAAAACTGGCACGTGCCATGATCACAAGGTATGGGATGAGCGACCGTTTTGGCATGGTGGCACTGGAAACCCAGAATAATCCATATTTGGGCGGTGACAGTACCTTAAGCTGTTCTCCACAGACGGCTGCCACGATTGATGATATGGTCGTAGAGACAGTCAGGGAAGGGTATGACACAGCGATGGATCTGCTGGAGAAAAATAAGATGAAACTGCATGAACTTGCAAAATATCTTTATGAAAAAGAGACGATCACGGGAGAAGAGTTTATGCAGATCCTGAACCGTAAAGAGATTTCAGGAGAACAAATAAGAACAGAGTCTGAAGATTAG
- a CDS encoding cation-translocating P-type ATPase: MSAARRKRKPVEAEEKKKRMPTTRYMPDYRKGLTSQQVQEHKLHGWTNQAVDSTSKTTKEIVKENVFTYFNLIFLVLAVLLCLVGSFRDLTFLPVIIANTLIGIIQEIRAKKVLDDLTMLNAPHAMVVRDGKKSMIDAEELVVDDIVIFKAGAQVCADAEVCAGEVQVNESLLTGESDEITKKKGSKLMSGSFIVSGQCHARLDKVGEDSYISRLTLEAKEMQQGEQSEMIRSLDRLVKCVGIAIIPIGIILFVQAFFFQNSSFRSSVTSMVAAVIGMIPEGLYLLASVALAVSSIRLAQKKVLLHDMKCIETLARVDVLCVDKTGTITENTMQVQKLIPTQQYDPDTMKPLETLVGDFAAAMTKDNITMAAVKAYFTSVSGAKPVAKTGFSSATKYSSVTFEEGAYVLGAPEFVLLDEYEAYEAKITSLASTGARVLVFGTYDGTIDGKALRNPICPLGYILLANPIREAAKETFEYFTEQGVEVKVISGDNPVTVSKVAKQAGIANADQYVDASELKSINDVKKAVLENTVFGRVTPNQKRQFVQVLKEAGKTVAMTGDGVNDVLALKDADCSIAMASGSEAAAQASQLVLLESDFSCMPEVVLEGRRVVNNIQRSASLFLVKNIFSFLLSLMSVVFMFTYPLEPSQVSLISMFTIGIPAFFLALEPNKNIIKGHFLTNVFLKALPAAITDAVAVGALVIFGKTFGVGETDISTAATMLLAIVGFMILYKISAPMNMLRTAILTGCIAGLLFCSIFLNDLFAITGMTTKCIMLFIVFAIATEPVLRYLTILTEKIRSFYSGLRSRKAEKK, encoded by the coding sequence ATGTCAGCGGCCAGAAGAAAAAGGAAGCCTGTTGAGGCAGAGGAAAAAAAGAAAAGGATGCCGACGACGCGATATATGCCGGACTACAGAAAGGGACTGACCAGTCAGCAGGTGCAGGAACATAAGCTTCATGGCTGGACGAATCAGGCGGTAGATTCAACATCCAAGACTACAAAGGAGATTGTAAAGGAGAATGTCTTCACGTATTTCAACCTGATCTTTCTTGTACTGGCAGTTTTGCTCTGCCTGGTGGGGTCGTTCAGGGATCTGACATTTCTTCCGGTGATCATTGCCAATACGCTGATCGGAATTATTCAGGAAATCCGGGCGAAAAAGGTACTGGATGATCTTACCATGCTCAATGCTCCTCATGCGATGGTTGTAAGAGATGGGAAAAAATCCATGATCGATGCAGAAGAATTGGTTGTGGATGATATTGTTATTTTTAAGGCAGGAGCTCAGGTCTGTGCGGATGCAGAAGTCTGTGCAGGGGAAGTTCAGGTCAATGAATCACTGCTGACCGGAGAATCCGACGAGATCACAAAGAAAAAGGGATCGAAGCTGATGTCAGGGAGCTTTATTGTTTCAGGACAGTGCCACGCGAGACTTGATAAAGTCGGTGAGGATTCTTATATTTCAAGGCTGACGCTGGAAGCCAAAGAGATGCAGCAGGGAGAGCAGTCGGAAATGATCCGTTCGCTGGATCGTCTTGTAAAGTGCGTTGGAATTGCGATTATTCCGATCGGGATCATCCTTTTTGTACAGGCATTTTTCTTTCAGAATTCCTCGTTCCGATCCAGTGTTACATCCATGGTTGCGGCAGTGATCGGAATGATCCCGGAGGGGCTGTATCTGCTGGCAAGTGTGGCACTGGCAGTCAGTTCTATCAGACTGGCACAGAAAAAGGTGCTGCTGCATGATATGAAATGCATTGAGACACTGGCAAGGGTTGATGTACTTTGCGTGGATAAGACCGGAACCATTACTGAAAATACGATGCAGGTGCAGAAACTGATCCCAACGCAGCAGTATGACCCGGATACAATGAAGCCGCTTGAAACGCTGGTAGGAGATTTTGCAGCCGCTATGACGAAGGATAATATTACGATGGCTGCGGTAAAGGCTTATTTTACTTCTGTATCAGGGGCAAAGCCGGTCGCAAAGACCGGATTTTCCTCAGCGACCAAGTACAGCAGTGTTACTTTTGAAGAAGGGGCATATGTGCTTGGAGCACCGGAATTTGTACTGCTGGATGAGTATGAAGCCTATGAAGCAAAAATAACCAGTCTGGCATCGACCGGTGCAAGAGTACTGGTATTTGGAACTTATGACGGTACGATCGACGGAAAGGCTCTGAGAAATCCAATCTGTCCGCTGGGTTATATCCTGCTTGCAAATCCGATCAGAGAGGCAGCAAAAGAGACGTTTGAGTATTTTACCGAACAAGGGGTGGAGGTAAAAGTCATTTCAGGTGACAATCCGGTTACAGTATCAAAGGTTGCAAAGCAGGCCGGAATAGCAAATGCAGATCAGTACGTGGATGCTTCTGAATTAAAATCCATCAATGATGTAAAGAAAGCAGTACTTGAGAATACAGTCTTTGGAAGAGTAACCCCGAATCAGAAACGGCAGTTCGTTCAGGTACTGAAAGAGGCCGGAAAGACTGTGGCGATGACGGGAGACGGAGTGAATGATGTTCTTGCTTTGAAGGATGCTGATTGCAGTATTGCGATGGCCTCTGGAAGTGAGGCAGCGGCACAGGCATCACAACTGGTACTTCTGGAATCAGATTTTTCGTGTATGCCAGAGGTTGTGCTGGAAGGAAGAAGAGTTGTCAATAATATCCAGCGTTCAGCAAGTTTGTTCCTTGTAAAGAATATTTTCTCATTTTTATTAAGCCTGATGTCAGTTGTATTTATGTTCACGTATCCACTGGAGCCATCGCAGGTTTCCCTGATCAGTATGTTTACGATCGGTATCCCTGCTTTCTTCCTTGCACTGGAACCGAATAAGAATATCATTAAAGGTCATTTCCTTACGAATGTATTCTTGAAAGCACTTCCGGCTGCCATTACCGATGCAGTAGCGGTCGGAGCACTTGTGATTTTTGGAAAAACTTTTGGGGTAGGAGAAACAGATATTTCGACGGCAGCGACAATGCTGCTGGCAATCGTAGGATTTATGATCCTGTATAAGATCAGTGCACCGATGAATATGTTGAGAACTGCGATTCTGACAGGATGTATTGCAGGACTTCTGTTCTGTAGTATTTTCCTGAATGATCTTTTTGCCATTACCGGAATGACGACAAAATGTATCATGCTATTTATCGTATTTGCCATTGCAACGGAACCGGTATTAAGATATCTTACGATTCTGACAGAAAAGATCCGCTCTTTTTATTCGGGACTACGTAGCCGAAAGGCAGAAAAAAAGTAA
- a CDS encoding DUF4234 domain-containing protein, with the protein MKFCPKCGNPTDDHATFCNQCGAPLNDQPNTDGTAHSSSDFQGTGGTQNNYYQQNNYYQSTGGTPFRSSYGITPRSIPLCIILSIVTCGIYGIYWMLKLNDEINLLCGDTNATSGALVVIFSLITCGIYGFYWMYKMGEKCDFIKGVQGSSGILYLLLGIFGLSIVDFCLIQDTINKSV; encoded by the coding sequence ATGAAATTTTGTCCGAAATGCGGGAATCCTACTGACGATCATGCTACATTCTGCAACCAGTGTGGTGCTCCCCTTAACGATCAGCCGAATACAGACGGAACTGCTCACAGTTCTTCTGATTTTCAGGGAACCGGAGGAACACAGAACAATTATTATCAGCAGAATAACTATTACCAGTCAACCGGAGGAACACCGTTCCGTTCTTCCTACGGGATTACTCCTCGCAGCATCCCTCTTTGCATTATCCTTTCCATTGTTACCTGCGGAATTTACGGCATTTACTGGATGCTGAAGCTAAATGATGAAATCAATCTCCTCTGTGGTGATACAAATGCGACAAGTGGTGCTTTGGTTGTTATCTTTTCTCTGATCACCTGCGGTATTTACGGATTCTACTGGATGTATAAAATGGGAGAGAAATGTGATTTTATTAAGGGAGTTCAGGGAAGTTCCGGTATTCTTTATCTCCTTCTTGGAATCTTCGGACTCAGTATCGTCGATTTCTGTCTTATTCAGGATACGATCAATAAGTCTGTCTGA
- a CDS encoding AAA family ATPase produces the protein MPVFDFNNAPDDKKPVVCTYTTFSSNEDHASIENPILVLDNSKKEWNHHSCGIFTNQSKQTAFEFDEDGGTISADILLVDARFVSLLKWLGENHINVRLSGKNTESGYAVYRIREIAFGGGTKLSAEDGFLQFMIERLFASNAPAEEVEDEDGEENGDDMKLTSIQSITDFMTCAGRTLPDNIRLWARRNLAVARSHEVSQEERRHAQRALSIMMNIQWKNDYFEAIDPEEARRILDEELYGMERVKQRIIETIIQINRTHTLPAYGLLLVGPAGTGKSQIAYAVARILKLPWTTLDMSSINDPEQLTGSSRIYSNAKPGIIMEAFSMAGESNLVFIINELDKAASGKGNGNPADVLLTLLDNLGFTDNYMECMIPTVGVYPIATANDKDQISAPLMSRFAVIDIPDYTPEEKKIIFSKFALPKVLKRMSLREEECIMTDEALDEVIELYSDTTGIRDLEQAAEHIAANALYQIEVEQKKKVVFDAEMVKELLD, from the coding sequence ATGCCAGTATTTGATTTTAATAATGCACCGGATGATAAAAAGCCGGTTGTATGTACATATACCACGTTCTCATCTAATGAGGATCATGCGTCCATTGAAAATCCGATCCTTGTCCTGGATAACAGTAAAAAGGAGTGGAATCACCATTCCTGTGGGATTTTCACGAATCAGAGTAAGCAGACTGCTTTTGAATTTGATGAAGACGGAGGAACGATAAGTGCGGATATTCTGCTTGTGGATGCACGGTTTGTCAGCCTTTTGAAATGGCTGGGAGAAAATCATATCAATGTGCGTTTATCAGGAAAGAATACAGAAAGCGGATATGCCGTGTATCGTATCAGGGAGATCGCATTTGGTGGCGGTACGAAGCTGTCTGCGGAGGATGGATTCCTGCAGTTTATGATTGAGAGACTTTTTGCAAGCAATGCACCTGCGGAAGAAGTAGAAGATGAAGACGGAGAAGAGAACGGGGATGACATGAAGCTGACCAGTATTCAGAGTATTACTGATTTCATGACCTGTGCAGGAAGGACGCTACCGGATAATATCCGTCTCTGGGCGAGAAGAAATCTTGCTGTGGCACGTTCCCATGAGGTGTCGCAGGAAGAACGTCGTCATGCACAGCGGGCATTATCCATTATGATGAATATTCAATGGAAAAATGATTATTTTGAAGCCATTGATCCCGAAGAGGCAAGAAGGATTCTGGATGAAGAGCTTTATGGAATGGAACGCGTAAAGCAAAGGATCATCGAGACGATCATTCAGATCAACAGAACACATACATTGCCGGCATACGGACTGTTGCTGGTAGGTCCTGCAGGAACCGGAAAATCTCAGATTGCCTATGCGGTGGCACGTATTTTAAAATTACCGTGGACAACATTGGATATGAGTTCGATCAATGACCCTGAACAGTTGACAGGAAGTTCCCGTATTTATTCCAATGCGAAGCCAGGAATCATTATGGAGGCCTTTTCCATGGCGGGTGAGTCGAATCTTGTGTTTATTATCAATGAGCTTGATAAGGCAGCTTCAGGAAAGGGAAATGGAAATCCGGCAGATGTGCTTCTGACACTTCTTGATAATCTTGGATTTACGGATAACTATATGGAGTGTATGATTCCGACTGTAGGTGTTTATCCAATCGCAACGGCGAATGATAAGGATCAGATCAGTGCACCGCTAATGTCACGTTTTGCGGTGATTGATATACCGGACTATACTCCGGAGGAAAAGAAGATCATATTCTCTAAATTTGCATTACCAAAAGTACTGAAACGTATGAGCCTGAGAGAAGAAGAGTGCATCATGACAGACGAAGCACTGGATGAGGTGATTGAATTGTATTCCGATACAACAGGAATCCGTGATCTGGAGCAGGCGGCAGAGCATATTGCGGCAAATGCGTTATATCAGATTGAAGTGGAACAGAAAAAGAAAGTTGTATTTGATGCAGAAATGGTAAAAGAGCTGCTGGACTGA